In one window of Cupriavidus necator N-1 DNA:
- a CDS encoding malonate--CoA ligase: MNANLFALFESRFPADRTACCIETHDGLYYSWDDLDRATAKLASLLASLQLPEGARVAVQVEKSPEALFLYLATLRAGYVYLPLNTAYQEAEIDYFVGNAEPSVVVCSSKNFGWVSKVAFRHGVNHVFTLDDDRSGSLLSRAAGKSDAFETVARQDDDLAAILYTSGTTGRSKGAMLTHRNLASNAQTLHEFWGWRSDDVLLHMLPIFHVHGLFVASHGALLAGAKMIWAPRLDMAQVLKFLPRCTVMMGVPTYYVRMLQEPRFDDDTCRRMRLFVSGSAPLLLETFDAFRERTGHTILERYGMSETVMLVSNPYDAALGERIGGTVGMPLPGVSVRVVDGEGQPCAPGEIGNVEVKGPNVFKGYWRMPEKTREEFTEDGWFKTGDVGRFGGAIVSQAGERAVPDNYLTIVGRSKDLIISGGYNVYPKEIESFIDEMPGVAESAVIGVPHADFGEAVVAVVVRKPGAEIDEAALIGTLKGHIANFKVPKRVHVVDELPRNTMGKVQKNVLREQFSTL, translated from the coding sequence ATGAACGCCAACCTGTTCGCCCTGTTCGAATCCCGCTTCCCCGCCGACCGCACCGCCTGCTGCATCGAGACGCATGACGGGCTGTACTACAGCTGGGACGACCTTGACCGCGCCACTGCCAAGCTGGCCAGCCTGCTGGCCTCGCTGCAACTGCCCGAAGGCGCTCGCGTGGCCGTGCAGGTGGAGAAGTCCCCCGAAGCGCTGTTCCTGTACCTGGCCACGCTGCGCGCCGGCTACGTCTACCTGCCGCTGAACACCGCCTACCAGGAGGCAGAGATCGACTACTTTGTCGGCAATGCCGAGCCGTCGGTGGTGGTGTGCAGCAGCAAGAATTTCGGCTGGGTGTCCAAGGTGGCGTTCCGCCACGGCGTCAACCACGTCTTCACGCTGGACGACGACCGCAGCGGCTCGCTGCTGTCGCGTGCCGCGGGCAAGTCGGATGCCTTCGAGACGGTCGCACGCCAGGATGACGACCTTGCCGCCATTCTCTACACCTCCGGTACCACCGGCCGCAGCAAGGGCGCGATGCTGACGCACCGCAACCTGGCCTCCAATGCGCAGACGCTGCATGAATTCTGGGGCTGGCGCAGCGACGACGTGCTGCTGCACATGCTGCCGATCTTCCACGTGCACGGCCTGTTCGTGGCCTCGCACGGCGCGCTGCTGGCCGGTGCCAAGATGATCTGGGCACCCAGGCTGGACATGGCGCAGGTGCTGAAATTCCTGCCGCGCTGCACGGTGATGATGGGCGTGCCGACCTACTACGTGCGCATGCTGCAGGAGCCGCGCTTCGACGACGACACCTGCCGCCGCATGCGGCTGTTCGTGTCGGGCTCGGCGCCGCTGCTGCTGGAGACCTTCGATGCCTTCCGCGAGCGCACCGGCCATACCATCCTGGAACGCTACGGCATGAGCGAGACCGTGATGCTGGTGTCCAACCCGTACGATGCCGCGCTGGGCGAGCGCATCGGCGGCACCGTCGGCATGCCGCTGCCGGGCGTGTCGGTGCGCGTGGTCGATGGCGAGGGCCAGCCGTGCGCGCCGGGAGAGATCGGCAATGTCGAGGTTAAGGGCCCGAACGTGTTCAAGGGCTACTGGCGCATGCCGGAGAAGACCAGGGAAGAGTTCACGGAGGACGGCTGGTTCAAGACCGGCGACGTCGGCCGCTTCGGCGGCGCCATTGTCAGCCAGGCCGGCGAGCGCGCGGTGCCCGACAACTACCTGACCATCGTCGGACGCAGCAAGGACCTGATCATCTCGGGCGGCTACAACGTCTACCCGAAGGAAATCGAGAGCTTTATCGACGAGATGCCGGGCGTGGCCGAGAGCGCCGTGATCGGCGTGCCGCACGCGGATTTCGGCGAGGCGGTGGTGGCGGTGGTGGTACGCAAGCCGGGTGCGGAAATCGACGAGGCGGCGCTGATCGGCACGCTCAAGGGCCACATTGCCAACTTCAAGGTGCCCAAGCGCGTGCACGTGGTGGACGAGCTGCCGCGCAATACCATGGGCAAGGTGCAGAAGAACGTGCTGCGCGAGCAGTTCTCGACGCTCTGA
- a CDS encoding SIMPL domain-containing protein (The SIMPL domain is named for its presence in mouse protein SIMPL (signalling molecule that associates with mouse pelle-like kinase). Bacterial member BP26, from Brucella, was shown to assemble into a channel-like structure, while YggE from E. coli has been associated with resistance to oxidative stress.), translating into MKQWLAATLLGTTAIVASAHGGPTETPSGVLSLSAQAVTEVPTDIVHLTLAAEQEGAEPAAISSGLSARTQAVITQARRVQGVTAESGGFTIHPNTDRNGRISTWRGRSEVILKSRDFSAVSKLAGELASQMQVQNIAFSLSREAREAAEAKLAEQAIASFRGKAQSTTKLFGYNSYTIREVSLNETGVVPPMPRMYGAAKAMMADAAVPVPVEGGKTQVTVSVNGSVQMLK; encoded by the coding sequence ATGAAACAATGGCTTGCCGCCACCCTGCTGGGCACTACCGCCATCGTCGCCTCGGCGCACGGTGGCCCCACTGAAACGCCGTCGGGCGTACTGTCGCTGAGCGCGCAGGCAGTCACCGAAGTGCCGACCGATATCGTGCACCTGACGCTTGCCGCGGAGCAGGAAGGCGCTGAACCGGCCGCGATTTCCTCGGGCCTGTCGGCCCGGACCCAGGCCGTCATCACGCAGGCGCGCCGCGTCCAGGGTGTGACCGCCGAGTCGGGCGGCTTCACCATTCACCCGAATACCGACCGCAACGGCCGCATCAGCACCTGGCGCGGGCGTTCCGAAGTCATCCTGAAGTCGCGCGATTTCTCGGCCGTGTCCAAGCTCGCCGGCGAGCTGGCCAGCCAGATGCAGGTGCAGAACATCGCCTTCTCGCTGTCGCGCGAAGCGCGCGAGGCGGCCGAAGCCAAGCTGGCCGAGCAGGCCATCGCCTCGTTCCGCGGCAAGGCGCAGTCGACCACCAAGCTGTTCGGCTACAACAGCTACACCATCCGCGAAGTCAGCCTGAATGAAACCGGCGTGGTGCCGCCGATGCCGCGCATGTACGGTGCTGCCAAGGCCATGATGGCCGACGCTGCGGTGCCGGTGCCGGTTGAGGGCGGCAAGACGCAGGTGACGGTGTCGGTCAACGGCTCCGTGCAGATGCTGAAGTAA
- a CDS encoding TonB-dependent receptor domain-containing protein, with protein sequence MRSSLHRSTRPATPAVRPSVPAILAAIASFTLVPATSFAQAADSGTGSRPDSHTTQLAPVVVTSTRTAQAITEALPHTTVVTQQDIVNSQAPDLRTLLRNQAGVEFSTNGGMGSNTTLFMRGANSNQTLILIDGVRVSSVSSGTAQLANILPDQIERIEVVRGNVSALYGSDAIGGVVQIFTKSGAGQAPAANAQVEYGSNNTRQGTVGYGGQVGDTSFNLTGSAFKTDGFSSINTKQAPRANPNDNPYENQSVSGQVKHRFAPNWDAGFTGYYSKSKLSFDSAFGRPTDDNRTNSELYTLSAFVNGKVGADWSTHFKLSQSEDRSDTFLNGRPNGTFNTRNRQFNWQNEYALAANHTLLFGTDYLQQELDSSAYGAPTRNVFSVFGGYDGRIGQHQLQLNARNDHYSDFGNQGSFRAGYGYYVTDALKLIASVSNAFRAPTFNELYFPNFGQPNLQPERAKSVEAGVQYATASAGLLRVTAFETRYDDLIVSAQQPNGMFLAQNVNKAKVQGIEASWRASVYGTDFGASVTFQNPVDEQTNTQLLRRARRHAALDVGRDFGNWRFGGEWLVSSSRMDAGSRRLGGYGIVNLNARYNIDKQWFIAARVENLFDKDYQLAYPYNTQGRAGFITLGWRQR encoded by the coding sequence ATGCGTTCATCGCTCCACAGGTCGACCCGCCCGGCAACCCCGGCGGTGCGTCCGTCCGTGCCCGCCATCCTGGCGGCCATCGCCTCGTTCACCCTGGTTCCGGCCACTTCGTTCGCGCAAGCGGCCGACAGCGGCACTGGCAGCCGCCCCGACAGCCACACCACGCAGCTCGCGCCGGTGGTGGTCACCTCCACCCGTACCGCGCAAGCCATTACCGAGGCGCTGCCTCACACCACGGTGGTGACGCAGCAGGACATCGTCAACTCGCAGGCGCCCGACCTGCGCACGCTGCTGCGCAACCAGGCCGGCGTGGAGTTCTCGACCAACGGCGGCATGGGCAGCAACACCACCCTGTTCATGCGCGGCGCCAACTCCAACCAGACGCTGATCCTGATCGACGGCGTGCGGGTATCGTCCGTGAGCAGCGGCACCGCGCAACTGGCCAATATCCTGCCCGACCAGATCGAGCGCATCGAGGTTGTGCGGGGCAATGTGTCGGCGCTGTACGGCTCGGACGCCATCGGCGGCGTGGTGCAGATCTTCACCAAGAGCGGGGCGGGCCAGGCGCCGGCGGCCAATGCGCAGGTGGAATACGGCAGCAACAACACGCGCCAGGGCACGGTCGGCTATGGCGGCCAGGTCGGCGATACCTCGTTCAACCTGACCGGCTCGGCGTTCAAGACCGACGGCTTTTCGTCGATCAACACGAAGCAGGCGCCGCGCGCCAATCCCAACGACAACCCGTACGAGAACCAGAGCGTATCGGGCCAGGTCAAGCACCGCTTCGCGCCGAACTGGGACGCGGGCTTCACCGGCTACTACTCGAAGAGCAAGCTGTCGTTCGACAGCGCCTTCGGCCGCCCGACCGACGACAACCGGACCAACAGCGAGCTGTACACGCTGTCGGCCTTCGTCAACGGCAAGGTGGGGGCGGACTGGTCCACCCATTTCAAGCTGTCGCAGAGCGAGGACCGCAGCGACACCTTCCTCAACGGCAGGCCCAACGGCACCTTCAATACCCGCAACCGCCAGTTCAACTGGCAGAACGAGTATGCGCTGGCCGCCAACCACACGCTGCTGTTCGGCACCGACTACCTGCAGCAGGAGCTGGACTCCAGCGCCTACGGCGCGCCCACGCGCAATGTGTTCTCGGTGTTCGGCGGCTATGACGGGCGCATCGGCCAGCACCAGCTGCAGCTCAACGCGCGCAACGACCACTATTCCGACTTCGGCAACCAAGGCAGCTTCCGCGCCGGCTACGGCTACTACGTGACCGATGCGCTCAAGCTGATCGCCAGCGTCAGCAATGCCTTCCGCGCGCCGACTTTCAACGAGCTGTACTTCCCCAACTTCGGTCAGCCGAACCTGCAGCCCGAACGTGCCAAGTCGGTCGAGGCCGGCGTGCAGTACGCCACCGCCAGCGCCGGCCTGCTGCGCGTGACCGCCTTCGAGACGCGCTACGACGACCTGATCGTGTCGGCGCAGCAGCCCAACGGCATGTTCCTGGCGCAGAACGTCAACAAGGCCAAGGTGCAGGGCATCGAAGCCTCGTGGCGCGCCAGCGTCTACGGCACCGACTTCGGCGCCAGCGTGACCTTCCAGAACCCGGTCGACGAGCAGACCAACACCCAGCTGCTGCGCCGCGCGCGCCGCCATGCCGCGCTCGATGTTGGCCGTGATTTCGGCAACTGGCGCTTCGGCGGCGAATGGCTGGTGTCGTCGTCGCGCATGGATGCCGGCTCGCGCCGGCTGGGCGGATACGGTATCGTCAACCTGAACGCCCGCTACAACATCGACAAGCAATGGTTCATCGCCGCCCGCGTCGAAAACCTGTTCGACAAGGATTACCAGCTCGCCTACCCCTACAACACCCAGGGGCGCGCGGGCTTCATCACGCTGGGCTGGCGCCAGCGATGA
- the cobO gene encoding cob(I)yrinic acid a,c-diamide adenosyltransferase, translated as MTDTQNPPAEDPDRDARHKARMERKKEIVDAKIAAAQDERGVIVITTGNGKGKSSSGFGMVVRALGHGMRTGVVQFIKGAQPTGEEMFLRRFPDECAFHVMGEGYTWETQDRARDAAKAEAAWEVARGMLRDPGIGLVLFDELNIALKLHYLDVEQVIADLRARPSMQHVVITGRGAPPALVEAADTVTDMTPVKHAFQQGIKAQRGVEM; from the coding sequence ATGACTGATACCCAGAACCCGCCTGCAGAAGACCCGGACCGCGATGCCCGCCACAAGGCGCGCATGGAGCGCAAGAAAGAAATCGTCGACGCCAAAATTGCCGCCGCGCAGGACGAGCGCGGCGTGATCGTCATCACCACCGGCAATGGCAAGGGCAAGTCCAGCTCGGGCTTCGGCATGGTGGTGCGCGCGCTCGGCCACGGCATGCGCACCGGCGTGGTCCAGTTCATCAAGGGCGCGCAGCCCACCGGCGAAGAGATGTTCCTGCGCCGCTTCCCGGACGAGTGCGCCTTCCACGTAATGGGTGAGGGCTATACCTGGGAAACGCAGGACCGCGCCCGCGACGCGGCCAAGGCCGAGGCTGCCTGGGAAGTGGCGCGCGGCATGCTGCGCGACCCTGGCATCGGCCTGGTGCTGTTCGACGAACTGAACATCGCGCTCAAGCTGCACTATCTTGATGTGGAGCAGGTCATCGCCGACCTGCGCGCGCGCCCGTCGATGCAGCACGTGGTCATCACCGGCCGCGGCGCGCCGCCGGCGCTGGTGGAGGCGGCCGACACCGTCACCGACATGACGCCGGTCAAGCATGCCTTCCAGCAGGGCATCAAGGCGCAGCGCGGCGTCGAGATGTAG
- the cobT gene encoding nicotinate-nucleotide--dimethylbenzimidazole phosphoribosyltransferase: MQFPEITPLDDALRPVLQAAIDDKTKPLGALGRLESLALQLGLILGTARPVLQRPTVIVFAADHGVADAGVSAYPAEVTAQMVQNFLAGGAAINVFSRQHGIALEIVDAGVRVPLPAAPGLVNCRIADGTRNFAVEPAMTPEQAAAAMTAGMARVLRHAQQGCNVIGFGEMGIANTSAAACLMQRLTGLPLADCIGRGTGLDDAGLARKREVLERALALHADVQAPLNVLATFGGFEIAMMAGAFLAAAASRMVILVDGFIATAALLVAQRLDPNVLQYCVFTHCSHERGHRALLDQFGAAPLLALDLRLGEGTGAALAWPLLASAAAFLNEMATFSGAGVSTASP, from the coding sequence ATGCAGTTTCCGGAAATCACTCCCCTCGACGATGCCCTGCGCCCCGTGCTGCAGGCCGCCATCGACGACAAGACCAAGCCGCTCGGCGCACTGGGCCGGCTGGAATCGCTGGCCCTGCAGCTGGGCCTGATCCTCGGCACGGCGCGGCCGGTGCTGCAGCGCCCGACGGTGATCGTGTTTGCCGCCGACCATGGCGTGGCCGACGCCGGTGTCAGCGCCTATCCGGCCGAGGTCACCGCGCAGATGGTTCAGAACTTCCTGGCTGGCGGCGCGGCGATCAATGTGTTCTCGCGCCAGCACGGGATTGCGCTGGAGATCGTCGACGCGGGCGTGCGCGTGCCGCTGCCGGCGGCACCGGGCCTGGTCAACTGCCGCATTGCCGACGGCACCCGCAACTTCGCGGTCGAGCCGGCGATGACACCGGAGCAGGCGGCCGCGGCGATGACGGCCGGCATGGCGCGCGTGCTGCGCCATGCGCAGCAGGGCTGCAACGTGATCGGCTTCGGCGAGATGGGCATTGCCAATACCTCGGCGGCCGCCTGCCTGATGCAGCGGCTGACCGGCCTGCCGCTGGCAGACTGCATCGGGCGCGGCACCGGGCTGGACGATGCCGGCCTCGCGCGCAAGCGCGAGGTGCTGGAGCGCGCGCTTGCGCTGCATGCCGATGTGCAGGCGCCGCTGAATGTGCTGGCCACCTTCGGCGGCTTCGAGATCGCGATGATGGCAGGCGCCTTCCTGGCCGCCGCCGCGAGCCGCATGGTGATCCTGGTCGATGGCTTTATCGCCACGGCCGCGCTGCTGGTGGCGCAGCGCCTGGACCCCAACGTGCTGCAGTACTGCGTGTTCACGCACTGCTCGCATGAGCGCGGCCACCGTGCGCTGCTGGACCAGTTCGGCGCCGCGCCGCTGCTGGCGCTGGACCTGCGCCTGGGCGAGGGCACGGGCGCCGCGCTGGCGTGGCCGTTGCTGGCCTCGGCGGCGGCGTTCCTGAACGAAATGGCGACCTTCAGCGGCGCCGGCGTCAGCACCGCCTCGCCATGA
- a CDS encoding FecCD family ABC transporter permease, which yields MSEFRRALAIWLVLALAALLAFALSLALGSVPLDARELWLALSGTDTGTAAAIVRELRLPRAAAAFACGGLLALSGALMQVLLRNPLAEPYVLGVSGGASTAALLAMLLLAPWWGVQAAAAVGALGAMVLVASLARRDLLHPQVQGGHREAGARLLLTGVILAAGWGAVITLILSIAPESRLRGMLFWLTGDLSGTAAYGGALAMLVVALLLAMPMARALNVMLLGETVAQSLGVRVGRVRLATFLLASLCIAAAITTAGSIGFVGLVVPHLVRLAWGNDQRLLLPAATLLGGALLMAADLIARTVIAPAQLPVGVITGLLGVPTFLYLLLRRPR from the coding sequence ATGTCTGAGTTCCGGCGCGCCCTGGCGATCTGGCTGGTGCTGGCGCTCGCGGCGCTGCTGGCGTTCGCGTTGTCGCTGGCGCTGGGCAGCGTGCCGCTCGATGCGCGCGAGCTCTGGCTTGCGCTCAGCGGCACCGACACCGGCACCGCCGCAGCGATCGTGCGCGAACTGCGGCTGCCGCGCGCGGCAGCGGCGTTTGCCTGCGGCGGGCTGCTGGCCCTGTCCGGCGCGCTGATGCAGGTGCTGCTGCGCAACCCGCTGGCCGAGCCCTATGTGCTGGGCGTGTCGGGCGGCGCCTCCACCGCCGCGCTGCTGGCCATGCTGCTGCTGGCGCCGTGGTGGGGCGTGCAGGCCGCCGCCGCCGTCGGTGCACTGGGGGCGATGGTGCTGGTGGCGTCGCTGGCGCGGCGCGACCTGCTGCATCCGCAGGTGCAGGGCGGCCACCGCGAGGCGGGCGCCCGGCTGTTGCTGACCGGCGTGATCCTGGCCGCAGGCTGGGGTGCGGTCATTACCCTGATCCTTTCCATTGCGCCGGAGTCGCGCCTGCGCGGCATGCTGTTCTGGCTGACCGGCGACCTGAGCGGCACCGCCGCCTACGGCGGCGCGCTGGCCATGCTGGTGGTGGCGCTGCTGCTGGCCATGCCGATGGCGCGCGCGCTCAACGTGATGCTGCTGGGCGAGACCGTGGCGCAGTCGCTGGGCGTGCGCGTGGGCCGCGTGCGGCTGGCGACCTTCCTGCTGGCGTCGCTGTGCATCGCCGCGGCCATCACCACGGCCGGCTCGATCGGCTTTGTCGGGCTGGTGGTGCCGCACCTGGTGCGCCTCGCCTGGGGCAACGACCAGCGCCTGCTGCTGCCGGCCGCCACGCTGCTGGGCGGCGCGCTGCTGATGGCCGCTGACCTGATCGCACGCACCGTGATTGCGCCCGCGCAGCTGCCGGTGGGTGTGATCACCGGGCTGCTGGGAGTGCCGACCTTCCTCTACCTGCTGCTGCGGAGGCCGCGATGA
- a CDS encoding ABC transporter ATP-binding protein, with protein sequence MSQGPHWSHPLTACPQLALRDVRLRTGQRVLVDRLTMTIGAGQLWCIAGPNGAGKSTLMIVLAGLRHADGGSAEIDGTAAAQIAPAVLARQRAYLPQAVHDTFSMSVQDAVRVGRHPHLSGWGWSGREDDRIVHEVIRAMDIEALAARDVLTLSGGERQRASLAAALAQQAPLLLLDEPVSHLDLRHQILVLEQLAALARAGRHAIVLILHDLTLALRYATHALLMAEDGTTLHGTAAQVLTPEHCSRALRTAIVSVTDGAHTALIPDGAAPPIPDTHHD encoded by the coding sequence ATGAGCCAAGGCCCGCACTGGTCCCATCCGCTCACCGCCTGTCCGCAGCTTGCGCTGCGTGATGTGCGGCTGCGCACCGGACAGCGCGTGCTGGTGGATCGCCTGACGATGACCATCGGCGCGGGGCAGCTATGGTGCATTGCCGGGCCCAACGGTGCCGGCAAGTCCACGCTGATGATAGTGCTGGCCGGCCTGCGCCACGCCGATGGCGGCAGCGCGGAGATCGACGGCACCGCGGCGGCGCAGATCGCGCCGGCGGTGCTGGCGCGCCAGCGCGCCTACCTGCCGCAGGCCGTGCATGACACCTTCTCGATGTCGGTGCAGGATGCCGTGCGCGTGGGGCGGCATCCGCACCTGTCCGGCTGGGGCTGGAGCGGGCGCGAGGACGACCGCATCGTGCACGAAGTGATCCGCGCGATGGATATTGAGGCGCTGGCCGCGCGCGATGTGCTGACCCTGTCCGGCGGCGAGCGCCAGCGCGCCTCGCTGGCCGCGGCGCTGGCGCAGCAGGCGCCGCTGCTGCTGCTGGACGAACCGGTCTCGCACCTGGACCTGCGCCACCAGATCCTGGTGCTGGAACAGCTGGCCGCGCTGGCCCGGGCCGGGCGCCATGCCATCGTGCTGATCCTGCACGACCTGACGCTGGCGCTGCGCTACGCCACCCACGCCCTGCTGATGGCAGAAGACGGCACGACGCTGCATGGCACTGCCGCCCAGGTGCTGACCCCTGAACACTGCTCGCGCGCGCTGCGCACCGCCATCGTCAGCGTCACCGACGGAGCGCATACTGCGCTGATTCCCGACGGCGCCGCCCCACCCATACCCGACACACATCATGACTGA
- a CDS encoding EVE domain-containing protein — MSPNQNQRARQYWLMKSEPDEASIDDLAREGTLPWTGVRNYQARNFMRDTMQIGDGVLFYHSSCPEPGIAGLAEVCSVPYPDPTQFDRKSPYYDAASKADAPRWLLVDVRFERKSALIPLAALREHEELADMVVLRRGNRLSITPVTPAEWRFITGKLMR; from the coding sequence GTGAGCCCGAACCAGAACCAACGCGCCCGCCAGTACTGGCTGATGAAATCAGAACCGGATGAAGCCAGCATCGACGACCTGGCCCGCGAAGGCACGCTGCCCTGGACCGGCGTGCGCAACTACCAGGCGCGCAACTTCATGCGCGACACCATGCAGATCGGCGACGGCGTGCTGTTCTATCACTCGTCGTGCCCGGAGCCCGGCATTGCCGGCCTGGCCGAGGTCTGCTCAGTACCGTACCCCGACCCCACCCAGTTCGACCGCAAGAGCCCGTACTATGATGCCGCCTCCAAGGCCGACGCGCCGCGCTGGCTGCTGGTCGACGTGCGCTTCGAGCGCAAGAGCGCGCTGATCCCGCTGGCCGCCTTGCGCGAGCATGAGGAACTGGCCGACATGGTGGTGCTACGTCGCGGCAACCGGCTGTCGATCACGCCGGTGACGCCGGCAGAATGGCGCTTCATCACCGGCAAGCTGATGCGCTGA
- a CDS encoding adenosylcobinamide-GDP ribazoletransferase, translating into MSVPSDPVPAPAPEPRSPAGVAGELRYFLTALGYFTRVPLPGWLARWAGFEPHYLHAAARYFPLVGLLVGGVGALVTWGAMLWWPPGVAVLLGMAATLLLTGAFHEDGLADCVDAFGGAWQREDVLRIMHDSRIGAFGAIALVVALLLKWQLLVAIAGRGGLMVLLAVIVAAHAASRAMAASYLATLTYVRAEGKAKPVAQKLAGAGLAFALLCGLVPLWLVSPWFCATAVVALLGLRLLLGRYFVRRIGGYTGDCLGMAQQCAEILLYLVAAAWMWS; encoded by the coding sequence ATGAGCGTGCCGTCCGACCCGGTGCCTGCACCAGCACCCGAACCACGCAGCCCCGCCGGCGTGGCCGGCGAGCTGCGCTATTTCCTGACCGCGCTGGGCTACTTCACACGCGTGCCGCTGCCGGGCTGGCTGGCGCGCTGGGCCGGATTCGAACCGCATTACCTGCACGCCGCCGCGCGCTACTTCCCGCTGGTCGGGCTGCTGGTGGGAGGCGTCGGCGCGCTGGTCACCTGGGGCGCAATGCTGTGGTGGCCGCCCGGCGTGGCCGTGCTGCTGGGCATGGCCGCCACGCTGCTGCTGACCGGCGCCTTCCATGAAGACGGCCTGGCCGATTGCGTCGATGCCTTCGGCGGTGCGTGGCAGCGCGAGGACGTGCTGCGCATCATGCATGACTCGCGCATCGGCGCGTTCGGTGCGATCGCGCTGGTAGTGGCGCTGCTGCTCAAGTGGCAGTTGCTGGTGGCGATTGCGGGGCGCGGCGGATTGATGGTGCTGCTGGCGGTGATCGTCGCCGCGCATGCCGCCAGCCGCGCGATGGCGGCCAGCTATCTGGCCACGCTGACCTACGTGCGCGCGGAAGGCAAGGCCAAGCCGGTGGCGCAGAAGCTGGCCGGCGCGGGGCTGGCGTTCGCGCTGCTGTGCGGGCTGGTGCCGCTGTGGCTGGTGTCGCCGTGGTTCTGCGCGACGGCAGTGGTCGCGCTGCTGGGTCTGCGCCTGCTGCTCGGTCGCTACTTCGTGCGCCGCATCGGCGGCTATACCGGCGACTGCCTGGGCATGGCCCAGCAGTGCGCCGAGATCCTGCTCTACCTGGTGGCTGCGGCATGGATGTGGTCCTGA
- a CDS encoding cell division protein ZapA codes for MSNKQVEVNIAGQPYRFAIAPENEAALLEAVALVDTQMNKLRNGIAAKGVERVAVMAAISIASDLLSMQRKQQAEGAIPVDAIRARIRELNDRADEALRQYAHVGTGTRG; via the coding sequence ATGAGCAACAAGCAAGTCGAAGTCAATATCGCCGGCCAGCCCTACCGCTTCGCCATCGCGCCCGAGAACGAGGCCGCGCTGCTCGAAGCCGTGGCCTTGGTCGACACGCAAATGAACAAGCTGCGCAACGGCATCGCGGCCAAGGGCGTGGAGCGCGTGGCAGTCATGGCCGCCATCAGCATCGCCTCGGACCTGCTGTCGATGCAGCGCAAGCAGCAGGCCGAGGGCGCGATCCCGGTCGATGCCATCCGCGCGCGCATCCGCGAACTCAACGACCGCGCCGACGAGGCCCTGCGGCAATATGCGCACGTGGGCACCGGTACGCGCGGCTGA
- a CDS encoding sulfite exporter TauE/SafE family protein, giving the protein MQFDNLPVLVPALLALGAFTGFCAGLLGVGGGMMMVPFLTLLFTSLGFADEAIVHMAIATSMGTILFTSLSSVRAHHQRGAVRWPIVLALAPGIVLGGMIGGGKVFAALKTSWLSLAFAGFVGFSALQMLRNRRPKPGRQLPGFAGMAGAGGVIGFLSSLVGAGGAFVSVPFMTWCNVPIHNAVATSAALGFPIAAASVAGYVWSGWQMPGLPAGSLGYLYLPALLVIAAASVMTAPLGARTAHRMDVGQLRKVFAVLLLCLASYMLWKAWQAF; this is encoded by the coding sequence ATGCAGTTCGACAACCTGCCGGTGCTGGTTCCTGCCCTGCTTGCCCTGGGCGCTTTCACCGGCTTCTGCGCCGGGCTGCTCGGCGTCGGCGGCGGCATGATGATGGTGCCCTTCCTGACGCTGCTGTTCACCAGCCTGGGCTTTGCCGACGAGGCCATCGTCCATATGGCGATCGCCACCTCGATGGGCACCATCCTGTTCACCTCATTGTCGTCCGTGCGCGCCCACCACCAGCGCGGCGCGGTGCGCTGGCCGATCGTGCTGGCGCTGGCGCCGGGCATCGTGCTCGGCGGCATGATCGGCGGCGGCAAGGTGTTCGCGGCGCTCAAGACCAGCTGGCTGTCGCTTGCCTTTGCCGGCTTCGTCGGATTTTCCGCGCTGCAGATGCTGCGCAACCGTCGCCCCAAGCCCGGCCGGCAGCTGCCCGGCTTTGCCGGCATGGCAGGCGCGGGCGGCGTGATCGGCTTCCTGTCCAGCCTGGTGGGCGCGGGCGGCGCCTTTGTCTCGGTGCCGTTCATGACCTGGTGCAACGTGCCGATCCACAACGCGGTGGCCACCTCAGCCGCGCTCGGCTTCCCGATCGCCGCGGCCAGCGTGGCCGGCTATGTCTGGAGCGGCTGGCAGATGCCGGGACTGCCGGCGGGATCGCTCGGCTATCTCTACCTGCCGGCCCTGCTGGTGATCGCCGCCGCCAGCGTGATGACCGCGCCGCTGGGCGCGCGCACCGCGCACCGGATGGATGTGGGCCAGTTGCGCAAGGTCTTTGCCGTGCTGCTGCTGTGCCTGGCAAGCTATATGTTGTGGAAGGCCTGGCAGGCATTCTGA